A DNA window from Salvelinus fontinalis isolate EN_2023a chromosome 28, ASM2944872v1, whole genome shotgun sequence contains the following coding sequences:
- the LOC129826676 gene encoding reticulon-4 receptor-like, translating to MKTNLVEGGRLLFLVVWLNLVPRGVDGCPAKCVCYSEPRPTVACQQQGLFSIPTEIPVRSQRIFLQSNKLTVVRSTSFSSVHNLTVLWMYSNNISHIEAGAFYGLERLEELDIGDNSNLRIISPTAFRGLSKLHTLHLHRCGLSELPVGAFQGLFSLQYLYLQDNNLLALHNDTFLDLANLTYLFLHNNKIKTVSDHMLRGLINLDRLLLHQNRVIYVQPRAFSDLGKLTTLFLFYNNLTVLTGETMDPLVSLQYLRLNGNQWVCDCRASTLWDWFKRFKGSSSELECNVPLELFGKDLKRLKSNDLEGCVETPQIQTQLFSSKPRSGKFPSTENPLGDGIPRCCLPDNDKSSIISGKTIADPSSYNSRQITNNPLKEKENISKTKFREHERTKNETIRNKQSLNDGPLGTLSNNLDQSLVKIEDLEPSTAPTRKKKKCTKKPKSDAQCLKGHGSTMQVALSSLFMSIIWIWFSLAMF from the coding sequence gggGGCGACTCCTGTTCCTGGTTGTGTGGTTAAACCTGGTGCCTCGAGGAGTGgatggctgcccggccaaatGTGTGTGTTACAGCGAGCCACGGCCCACCGTGGCCTGCCAGCAGCAAGGACTGTTCTCCATTCCTACCGAGATCCCTGTGCGGAGCCAGCGTATATTTCTCCAGAGCAACAAGCTGACCGTGGTCCGCTCCACCAGCTTCAGCTCCGTGCACAACCTTACCGTTCTCTGGATGTACTCCAACAATATCAGCCACATTGAGGCCGGCGCCTTCTACGGTCTGGAGCGGCTAGAGGAGCTGGACATTGGGGACAACAGTAACCTGAGGATCATCAGCCCCACAGCCTTCAGGGGTCTGTCCAAGCTTCATACCCTCCACCTGCACAGGTGCGGCCTGTCGGAGTTACCTGTCGGAGCGTTCCAGGGATTGTTCTCCCTGCAGTACCTCTAcctgcaggacaataacctgcTGGCCCTGCACAACGACACCTTCCTGGACCTGGCCAACCTCACCTATCTGTTCCTGCACAACAACAAGATCAAGACCGTGTCGGACCACATGCTGCGCGGCCTCATCAACCTTGACCGCCTGCTGCTGCACCAGAACCGGGTCATCTACGTCCAGCCGAGGGCATTCAGCGACCTGGGGAAGCTGACCACGTTGTTCCTGTTCTACAACAACCTTACCGTGCTGACCGGGGAGACCATGGACCCGCTGGTGTCCCTGCAATACCTGCGTCTCAATGGGAACCAGTGGGTGTGTGACTGTCGGGCCAGTACCCTATGGGACTGGTTCAAACGCTTCAAGGGCTCCAGCTCTGAGCTCGAATGTAACGTCCCCTTGGAATTGTTCGGGAAGGACCTGAAACGGCTGAAGAGTAACGACCTGGAAGGGTGTGTGGAGACACCCCAGATCCAGACCCAGCTCTTCAGCTCCAAGCCGCGTTCCGGAAAATTCCCCTCTACTGAAAATCCTCTGGGAGATGGAATTCCCAGATGTTGTCTTCCAGACAACGATAAGTCCTCTATCATCTCCGGGAAAACGATCGCTGACCCCTCATCTTACAACAGCCGTCAGATCACCAACAACCCCCTCAAGGAGAAGGAGAACATATCCAAAACCAAATTCAGAGAGCATGAGCGAACGAAAAACGAGACCATCCGGAATAAGCAGAGTCTCAACGACGGGCCACTGGGGACCCTGTCCAACAACCTTGACCAGTCATTGGTTAAAATTGAAGACCTGGAACCTTCTACAGCCCCAACCAGGAAGAAAAAGAAGTGCACTAAAAAGCCAAAATCTGACGCCCAGTGTCTCAAAGGCCATGGATCTACAATGCAGGTGGCGCTAAGTTCTCTCTTCATGTCCATAATCTGGATCTGGTTCTCGTTGGCCATGTTTTAG